The genomic window CTTGAAAAAATTAGTTGAAAAGCTGTATCTTTTGACTCTAAGGCCTTCATGAGCCTTCATTTACTACTATTACTAAACTTAGCTCCTCCAGCGATGCTATCACCTCCTCATTCCATAGCTGAGAAAACGGTTTTGATGCTTGGTTGCTTTGATACCAAAGCTGAAGATTTTGCCTATCTGAGGTCCTCTTTGATTGCCTTCGGAACAAAGGTGATCTCCCTAAACACAGGAGTTAGAGGTAGTGGAGATTTTCCAGTAGAATTTGAGGCTGAAGCCGTAGCACAAAAAACGGACATGAGCCTTGACGAATTAAAAGAAAGTTCCGATAGAAGCCTTGTCATAGAAAAAATGGGGAAAGGGGCTGCACATATCATAGCAAGCTTGTTGGCAGAAGGAAAAGTTGATGGGGCAATTGGTATGGGCGGCGGCGGTGGAACCTATATCACCTTATTGGCTATGCAGGCCATCCCGATTGGAGTTCCTAAATTTTGCCTGAGTACCATCGCCTCCAAAGATCTTTCCCGTCAGGTCGGCAATAAAGATGTCGTTCTGATGCCTTCTATAGTAGATATAGCTGGATTAAATTCAATCAGTCGATTGCTGATCAAACAAGCCGCAGGAGCTATCTGTGGAATGCTTCAAGCCGGTGCAGCTGCCCCACAAAAAAATATAAAAGGCAGCATAGCCATCAGCATGTTTGGCAATACTACCGCTTGTGTCGAAAAATGTACGGACCTTTTAAAAGCAGAGGGCTATGAAGTCCTGGCTTTCCATGCTGTCGGTGTAGGTGGAAAGACCATGGAATCTCTCATTTCTGATGGCTTTTTTGATGCTGTATTAGATATCACAACTACCGAACTGGCGGACGAACTCTGCGATGGGATTTGCAGCGCAGGACCGGATCGACTGACAGCAGCCTCGAAAATGGGAATCCCTCAAGTGGTTGTCCCTGGCTGTCTGGACATGGTCAATTATGGGCACCTGGATACAGTCCCCGAACGCTTCAAATCCCGCCAACTATTTAGTTGGGCACCTGATGTGACCCTCATGCGAACCAATGAAGAAGAAAACAGAATTCTGGCCAGTACTATGGCAGAAAAACTGAATGCTTCTCAGGGAGAAGTTGCGGTATTATTACCCAAAAAGGGAATCTCTAAAGTGAGTAGTGAAGGAGGAGTATTCTATAAGCCAGCCGTCGATCAATTGCTCTTTGACAGCCTGAAAGATCAGCTTCTGCCTCATATCCCCGTAGAGGAAATGGACACCCACATCAATGATGAAGCTTTTGCCACAAAAGCTGTCCACACTATATTAAATATGCTTAATCACTCAAAATAATTTCTCATATGCCAAATCCCTGGACAGGAATAGGAAATCCTTATACCAAGCAAGAAGTAAGAGATCGTTTGCAGGCCACCCTGGATAAAAACAAAGCCATCATTGGTGCAGGAGCAGGTACCGGTATCAGTGCTAAATTCATCGAAAAAGGCGGAGCGGACCTGATTATCATTTACAATTCAGGACGTTTTCGTATGTCGGGACATGGTTCGACCGCAGGTATGATGGCCTATGGTGATGCCAATGCCGTGGCTATGGAAATCGGGGAGTTTGAAGTCTTGCCAGTAGTAGAAGAAGTTCCCGTTATATGCGGAGTACATGGAAGCGATCCTCGCAGGAGGATGTGGCACTTTCTGCTACAAGTCAAAGACATGGGATTTTCGGGTGTCAATAATTTCCCTACTCACTCTATCGTTGATGGCCACTTTAGAAATGTCCTGGAAGAAACCGGTATGAGTTTTCAAAAGGAAGTTGAAATGATTCGTCTGGCTAGCAAAATGGACCTATTCTCTATCGTATATGTAGCCAAACCAGAAGAGGCGGTTCAAATGGCTGATGCAGGTGCGGATGCCATCATTGCTCATGTTGGTACAACCGTCGGAGGCTCGATAGGAGTGGTCGGTGCAAGCTGCACCATGGATGATGCGATTGAACGAACACAGACCATCATAGATGCGGTAAAGAAAGCCAATCACGATACTTTCTTTTTGGCGCATGGAGGTCCGATCAATACCCCCGAAGATGTACGTATCATTTTAGATAAGACCGATGCACATGGATTTGTCGGAGCCTCCTCTCTTGAAAGAATGGGCGTAGAACAATCCCTGCTTAAGCTGACCCAAGAATTTAAATCCCTGACTCTTTCTAAATAAGTTAGACATGGAGAAATACTGGAAATTTGTCAAAGAACAGGATATCCTCAAAGAGAAGGCCTTTGGCAGGGAAAATCATTGGCACTATCATGCTGAGATCAGCAAAGCAGCCAATACCTATCTGGTAAAAGTAATTGTCCCGCAAGGAGGAGGTCATGACTTTCATAGACATCCGGAAATGAATGAGATTTTATACATCCTCAAGGGAAGTGCCGAACAATGGGTTGAGGACGAGAAACAGATACTGGGTCCCGGCGATTCTGTTTATATAGATCCAAATGTCGTGCATGCCACGATAAATGCAGGAGAAGGAGAACTGGAATTTCTTGCCATCCTCGCTCCGGCAGAGGGATGGGAGGCAGGTACCATTGATGAATCCGAGAATTTGCCTTATACTGAATACAGAAAGGCTTGATTTATACCTAATGAAGAGAACATAGAAATCAAAAATCAAGAATTGCAATAGCCTGGATGCAGCAAGCTCCCCGTTCCATTTGCCAATTCCTTTATTCTTTTTCTCTTCTACCCTACTTACTACTACTTAATCCCAAACACATGAAAAATCATGTAGCCCAATTGGGAGGCATATTGCTACTACTGTTCATTTGCATTGCCTGCCGTACGGAAAAAAAGAACCTTCCAGAACTGACTTATGCCGGAGAAGAACCTCGGGTTCAGCTTCCCCTCAGTCCAGAAGAATCCAAAGAACATATCCAGCTTCCGGATGGTTTCGAAGCTTTTCTATATGCTTCAGAACCGGAGATTATCAATCCTATTGCTTTTGCCTGGGATGAAAGAGGCAGATTATGGGTCGTTCAATCTCAGGACTATCCCCATGGACTTGCCAATGATGTAGGGGGAGACAGAATTACCATTTGTGAGGATACGGATGGAGATGGTAAAGCGGATAGCTTTACTGATTTTGCTACAGAGCAAAGTCTGAGTACCGGAATTGTCATAGTAAAAGGAGGAGCAATAGTAGCCCAGGCACCGGAGATGGTCTTTCTGGAAGATACCGATGGAGACGACAAAATGGATAAAAGAACGGTATTATTCGATGGTTTTGGAACCTGGGATACACATGCAGGTCCTGCTAACCTCAAATATGGAACCGACAATCAGATTTGGGGCAGCGTAGGCTATTCTGGTTTTGAAAATACTTTCGAAGGAAAAAACGTCAGCTTTACCCGAGGTGTATATCGATTCTCCCAGGACGGAAAATCCTTTGAACCCATCGGCCAGTTCAACAATAATACCTGGGGTCTGGGTATCACCCAGGACTTCCAAATTTTTGGCTCAACCGCCAATAACAATCACGCTTGTTATATCGGCATTCCTTTGCGCTACTATGAGCATTTGCCCAAACGCCCAAGCTGGGCCCTGAATGCTGATTTTATCCAGGGTCATTATGAGATTTCTTCTCCCGATCCTATCCCGCTTCAACAAGTCGATGTACGAGGAGGATATACGGCAGCAGCGGGAGCCAATTTTTATACAGCCGCAAACTACCCTGCCGAATACCAAAACCAAATGTATGTCAATGAACCTACAGGACATTTGGTACATCTCGCAAAGATCGTCCCCGAGGGAGCAGGATTTAAAGAAATTGATGGAGGAAATATTTTCGCCAGTACGGATGCCTGGACAGCTCCAGTCTATACGGAAACAGGCCCCGACGGCAATCTATGGGTAGCTGATTGGTACAATCCCGTTATCCAGCACAATCCCGATAAACGAGGCATGGAAAATCAGATATGGAATGCGGATAAAGGAGAGGGAAATGCTCACCTGAATCCTCTCAGGGACAAAGGCCATGGCAGAATCTATATCATTAAACATAAAAATGGAGATCCTTCAGAAATTAAAAAGCTCGATCCAGCAGACAGCAAAGGATTATTGGCTGGACTGGAAAGTGATAATATGTTCTGGCGAATAACTGCCCAACGCCTTATCGTTGAAAATGAACATACAGACCTTATTCCCGACCTATTGGCTTTGGCAGGAGAGGATGAAAGCGGACTCAATGCTCCTGCCATTCATGCCCTTTGGAGTCTTCATGCTTTGGGTGCATTAGATGGATCAAATGAGGATGCCAATAGTCTTTTGGAGAAGACCCTTGCCTATGCTTCCAGTGGAGTAAAAAGGTCTGCCTTGTCCCTATTACCCGCTGACGCAAAAGGAAGTGAACTTCTGCTTCAATCAGGATTACTGGAAAGTGATGATCCACAATTGAAACTCGCTGCTATACTCAAGGCAAGCGAATTGCCAGAAACAGATCAGCTATTTCAAATCATGGAAAAGTTATCTCAGGAAGAAAGCAATTTTTCTGATCCCTGGTTGAAAGCTGCCATCAAAATCTATTTCCGCGAGCAGAATTATGAAGACATTAGAGAAGAAGAAGTTGCCATGCTGATTCCAGCATCCGATGAAGGAGGAAGTCACTGGCAATACACAGAAAGTGAACCAAAGGAGAATTGGAACAGCCTGGACTTTGATGATTCAAACTGGAAATCCGGCGAAGGAGTATTTGGCACTGCGGATCGGGGCCCTGCTATAAAAACAAGCTGGTCCTCAGATGATATTTGGATGCGAAAAACTATCCAGTTGGAAGGCGAAATATCAGATCCAGTCCTTAAAATCTGGCACGATGACAATTATGAAGTCTATGTAAATGGAAAGCTTTTGTTTGCCGAAAAAGGAGCTACGGGCACCTACAAATTCATTCGACTAGACCCGGAACTGGGAAGTTTCTTCAAAAAAGGGGAGAATGTGCTGGCGGTTTATTGTCACAATGGAGGAGGGCTTCAATTCATTGACACGGGGATCGGAAAGGTCGCGGAATTTAGAGCCGACAAAAGCATCGACTTACATACGGTTTCTCAAAAAATGGCTTATGACAAAACCGTGCTGCATGCAATGGCTGGAGAGAATCTGGAAATCAGGCTAAACAATAAAGATGAAATGCCCCATAATCTGGTCCTCATTGAAGAAGGCAAACTGGAGGACTTCGGGAAACTGGTCGACAAGTTTCTGCAAAGCCCGGATGCTGCAGAAAGTGAATATGTACCCCAATCGCGCTATGTGATTGCCGCTACGGAAATGCTGGATCCGGAAGAAGTGGGAGTGATTCGGATTAAAGTACCGGATAAACCCGGAGATTATCCCTTCCTATGTACCTTCCCCGGACACTGGAGATTGATGCAGGGTATCCTAAAGGTTAGTCCAAAAGGCACCTATATTTCAGATAATAAATCTGCCCCGGAAATTGCCCTTATGGGAGGAGGAGGCTCCCATAATTTTGAAAAATTCTTCGGAGTGGCTGATGGAAAAATCATGAGCCAAGAAGGAAAAAACACGGTAAACTATACAGAGAGTCCTGCCTTTTTACGCAGCCTTCTTCCATCAGCTGACATCCTCTGCATTTCCAATAATAAAGCTTATGATGCCGAGACGAAGCAAGCCATTATCTCACATGTAAATAACGGTAAATCCATGATGATCTACCATCCAAGCACCTGGTACAATTGGGAAGACTGGCCCGAATACAATCAGCAATTGGTGGGCGGAGGTTCTCGCTCGCATGAAAAGTTGCAGGAATTTGAAGTGAAGGTTGTCAAGCCCAATCATCCCATTATGAAAGGGGTTCTTGCCAGCTTCCGGATTGTAGATGAATTGTACCGCTGGGAAAAAGACCCCAATGGAACAGATATAGAGGTACTGGCCATAGGGAAAGGTCTCGAATCTGGAGAAGAATATCCGGTCGTATGGATCGTCAAACATCCTAAGGCCAAAATTGTAGGAAATACCCTGGGGCATGATGAGAGGGCTCACGATCTTCCGCCCTACCAGACGATTTTAAACAATAGTTTAAATTGGGTAAAACGAAAATCTTTGTAATAAAATGGAAGCCTGAAGGGGAATTCATCTAGGCCTCATGCTGACCAACTCAAAAGTATAGCCAATGCCCCTTTAGTCTTCCTAAGCCGTCAATCTCTAAAGCAGGAGCAGGAATCTTAATGAAATTCAGCGCTTGAAATACGCCTTTCAGGAACCTGGATTTGGTTGGGATTCCTGTCCAATCTATATCGGGCGAAAGCAAAAATTGCCGATACCTTCTACTCTGGGGCAGCTCAACTCCTCCCCAGTATCTGCGGTTTTCAAATTCCCCAAACATCCCATTGGCACTGTATCCAACGGCTATACTTAGCCAATCGGGAAGCTTGTCCTTCAAAACAAAATTATTGAGTCGGGTACTCAACCAATAGCTATGTCCATTGTAATCTAGGAACAAACTTTCCAGGGCATCGTCTCCCAGATATCCATTTGCCTGTTTTGCATAGATAGATCTGGAAAAGCTGAATTTATATTGAAATAGTTGTTTGTCGAATAATAATTCCTGCCCGATGACTAAAAAGGAACCTGCTGTATTGGCTGCCATATCACTCCAGGAAAATCCCCATCCTTCATACAGGCCATCAAAAATCTCAATGGGCGTTTGCAAAATGATTCCAGCAGTTCCTCCAAATAGTAGAGCCTTGTTCTTACTCAGACCCGCACTTCTCAGCCATTTATAACTCAGATAACTCTCCAAATACGCGCCATAGGCATGGCCCATTTTATCCATCTGCAGATAGCCTTTACTATCATCGAAGAAATGGAAAGGAACTCTCTCCTTATCATTATACCAAATGAATTGAAGGTAGGCCATGCTACCCAAATAGAGTGCAGATTCGGTGATGATGGCCGTGCGGAGTTTGGCTTTATTGATTCCACTACTTGCTGTTTTCAGGCTGTCTTGACCCAAAACCTGCATGCCTACCAGGAGACAGATGCAGCATAGGCCTATTATTTTTCTCATTTTAAGTCTTGATCACTTAATTATAAGTACTAAATTAAGTCTCAGCCGAAGCAATTACTTAGGCAAAAAAATTACTCCCAAATGGATCAGAGTACTTCCGCTTAGCTTCAATTCCCCTGAGTCGCAAATTATTCCCATGTCAGATACTTCCCCAGGTCCCATATACAAACAGGATAACATCCGAATGGATTACCTTTCAGCCATTATCGGAATTTTCGGCCTGACCGTCTCCTTCATTCCCTACCTAAGTCCCGGGGGAATATTCTTGGGCTTATCTGCTATTTTTCTGGGCATAAAAGCCATGAGAAGCGGGCTGAAAAAGTTTTGGGCTGGGCTGGGAATCCTGACGGGAAGCCTGTCAATCATATCCCTGGTCCTGGTCGTATTTTTACTCATATTCTTCTGATGTCTAACTATCTTCCAATCCTCTCTATTTCCCTATACCTGATGGTGGCATGTGTTCCCAAACAGGAAGCGGTAAGCATCAATCCCTATAAAATAAAAAAAAATGAGGCTCCCTGGATCATTGCACATGGGGGTGCAAAAAAACTGTATCCCGGCAATAGCTTATTGGCGTTTCGCTCTTCAGCAACTTTAGGAGTAGATATGCTGGAAATGGATGTACGGATGACGAAAGACGGAATCCTCCTTACCCATCACGACCATAACATCGATCGAATGAGCAATGGGAAAGGAGATCTCATTGATTATACCTATAAAGAATTACTGACCTTCAACTTTGGCTACAATTTTCAGGATGAAAAAGGGAATTATCCCTACAGAAATGACAGCATTCCTCCCTGCAAACTATCTGAGGTTTTTGAAGCATTTTCTCATATGCCCTTAATGGTTGAATTGAAGGACCGGGGAGAAAATGGAAAAAAAGCTGCTCATATCCTGAAAGACATGATTTCCAAATACAAACTTCAGGATAAGATTGTGGTAGTGGCTTTCGATGAAAACATATTAAGTTATTTCCAGGAAATAACGGCTGGCAACATCCAGATCGGCACCTCTCAGGAACAAACCAAAGATTTCGTAATAACGGCCCTCTCTGCCATGGAATTTCTGTATCGCCCAAAAGCGACTGTAGTAGCAATCCCCAGCCAAAATTCGGGCATCAATTTGGCTTCAAGACGCCTCATCAATTCTGCTCATCGACGCAACATGGCCGTTCACTACTGGACCATCGATGATCCGGCAGAAATGAAGAAGCTTATATCTCTGGGGGCAGATGGATTGATTACGGACAGACCTGATCTAATGAAAAAAGTCTTAGCCGAAATGGGATATTAAACCTAGGTTTCTTTTATTTCTTCTACTATAGCTTTCCAGACCTTCATTCTCGCTTCCCTTCGAATGACCGCCCATCATTGTTTATCCAAAGAATCTTATTGATGGAATTCTGTTCCCCTTTCTCAAATTTAATGAAGGCATACAGGGTTCTGCTAAAGTATTTTCCTCCTTCCACAGGAACTAGTTCAGTATAAGCTCCCTCATTCGCTCGAGCATGCAGCTGACCATCTATTTCGTCTATATACACTTGAAAATTGGGTCCAAAAGCATATACGCCAATGGCATCCTCAAAAGCCAGATGTTGATCTGAAGAAGCGGAAACTGTCTTTGCGCGGCTTTCATAGGGCTCATCAAAAACAATTGCGGCCAGATCTCTTCGTATGAAATCCGCAACCCCCGTTTGGATGTTTCCCAAAATTATGATGGAAATATCCTCTTCCTCATAGTGCAGGTAATCGGCAATGAATCCGTTTATTCTTCCATCGTGCCCAAATACCTTTCTATCGAATACTTTATACAATGAAACTCCCAACCCATAGTTATTGCCATAATTATTAAAGAGTTTCTGATAAGATGCTTCGGAAAGTAAGGACTTCTCCTTCAAGGAACTGATCCATGTAGAAAGGTCATAAACATTACTGTATAGTGATCCCGATCCTTTCAATAATTCCATGGGTAGTTCCACACTCTCAATCCGCTGCTTAAATCCTTTAGGTTCATAACCTTTAGCCATCTTCAATCTTTGACTCGCTTTCACATCCTGACCGCTTTGTTCCATGCCCAGCGGAGAAAAAATCTCTTGTTGAATAAAACTCTGATAGCTCATGCCACTGAGGTCTTCAATGATTTGAGCAAGTAGAGCATAAGCACCGTTTGAGTATTGATAACGACTTCCCGGTTCAAATTCCATCTCGGCTTCAAGCAGGGACTTTGACAAGGCCCCGAGCTTACTATCTCGGCTAACTAATTCTTGAAAATTATCCAGAGCAAATATATCTGGTATGCCCGAGCGGTGGGTTAACAGTTGCTCAATACTAATTTTAGCCACTTTTGGATAGGCAGGGAAAAAGCGATACAAGGGATCGCTGGTGGAAAGTAAGCCCTCTTCTTCTAATAATAGAATTGCAGCTGCTGTGAATTGTTTGGAAATGGAGCCTATGCGAAAGGCCGTCTGAGGACTATTTTTTTCATTATTTTCATCATCCAACTTGCCCACGCATTTTTCATACAGAACTTTTTCTCCTTTAACAATACGAACACAACCGGAAAAGTCCCCGGTATTTGCATAGGTATTCAAGTAGCTATCGATTTTATCAATATGATCCTGACTGAAAAGGAAAGAAGTGTTTAGCAACAGAAAAAGGAGTACAATAGCTTTCATAGCAGCAGATGATTTTGAAATTCAAAGCTGAGGCTTTGTATTCGGGAATACCGAAGTTTTCAATTTTCGTTTCACAGAAGAGGAGAATTATTACGACCATCAAGCAGCCATGTCCCTAAAATTTGAAAGCCATAGCGATTCGAATACTTATTTCGCAAAAGCATAAGTCTTTTCTTTTACAATTTTTATAAATTCAGCCTACTTAATAAAATCGTCTACTCATAAAGTAAATTTTCACATGGGGTCTATTAAAGACAAACTCATTGCATTCTGTATTATTCTCACGCTGGCCTTCATGATTTCATGTGAAGGTGACGAACCCGTTAATCCTAACCCTCCTCCCCCACCACCGCCTCCGGTAGAAGATCCTGAAGGTTCAGGAATCGGAGAAGCTCGTGATATCAGTTCTTTTGATTTAGTAGCTGAAATGGGTGTTGGCTGGAATTTGGGTAATAGTTTTGATGTTACTTCAAGAGATAAGACTTTTTGGGGGAATCCACTTCCTTCTCCAGCTGTAATAAATGCAG from Bacteroidia bacterium includes these protein-coding regions:
- a CDS encoding Tm-1-like ATP-binding domain-containing protein, with the protein product MLSPPHSIAEKTVLMLGCFDTKAEDFAYLRSSLIAFGTKVISLNTGVRGSGDFPVEFEAEAVAQKTDMSLDELKESSDRSLVIEKMGKGAAHIIASLLAEGKVDGAIGMGGGGGTYITLLAMQAIPIGVPKFCLSTIASKDLSRQVGNKDVVLMPSIVDIAGLNSISRLLIKQAAGAICGMLQAGAAAPQKNIKGSIAISMFGNTTACVEKCTDLLKAEGYEVLAFHAVGVGGKTMESLISDGFFDAVLDITTTELADELCDGICSAGPDRLTAASKMGIPQVVVPGCLDMVNYGHLDTVPERFKSRQLFSWAPDVTLMRTNEEENRILASTMAEKLNASQGEVAVLLPKKGISKVSSEGGVFYKPAVDQLLFDSLKDQLLPHIPVEEMDTHINDEAFATKAVHTILNMLNHSK
- a CDS encoding phosphoenolpyruvate hydrolase family protein; translation: MPNPWTGIGNPYTKQEVRDRLQATLDKNKAIIGAGAGTGISAKFIEKGGADLIIIYNSGRFRMSGHGSTAGMMAYGDANAVAMEIGEFEVLPVVEEVPVICGVHGSDPRRRMWHFLLQVKDMGFSGVNNFPTHSIVDGHFRNVLEETGMSFQKEVEMIRLASKMDLFSIVYVAKPEEAVQMADAGADAIIAHVGTTVGGSIGVVGASCTMDDAIERTQTIIDAVKKANHDTFFLAHGGPINTPEDVRIILDKTDAHGFVGASSLERMGVEQSLLKLTQEFKSLTLSK
- a CDS encoding cupin domain-containing protein, which produces MEKYWKFVKEQDILKEKAFGRENHWHYHAEISKAANTYLVKVIVPQGGGHDFHRHPEMNEILYILKGSAEQWVEDEKQILGPGDSVYIDPNVVHATINAGEGELEFLAILAPAEGWEAGTIDESENLPYTEYRKA
- a CDS encoding ThuA domain-containing protein translates to MKNHVAQLGGILLLLFICIACRTEKKNLPELTYAGEEPRVQLPLSPEESKEHIQLPDGFEAFLYASEPEIINPIAFAWDERGRLWVVQSQDYPHGLANDVGGDRITICEDTDGDGKADSFTDFATEQSLSTGIVIVKGGAIVAQAPEMVFLEDTDGDDKMDKRTVLFDGFGTWDTHAGPANLKYGTDNQIWGSVGYSGFENTFEGKNVSFTRGVYRFSQDGKSFEPIGQFNNNTWGLGITQDFQIFGSTANNNHACYIGIPLRYYEHLPKRPSWALNADFIQGHYEISSPDPIPLQQVDVRGGYTAAAGANFYTAANYPAEYQNQMYVNEPTGHLVHLAKIVPEGAGFKEIDGGNIFASTDAWTAPVYTETGPDGNLWVADWYNPVIQHNPDKRGMENQIWNADKGEGNAHLNPLRDKGHGRIYIIKHKNGDPSEIKKLDPADSKGLLAGLESDNMFWRITAQRLIVENEHTDLIPDLLALAGEDESGLNAPAIHALWSLHALGALDGSNEDANSLLEKTLAYASSGVKRSALSLLPADAKGSELLLQSGLLESDDPQLKLAAILKASELPETDQLFQIMEKLSQEESNFSDPWLKAAIKIYFREQNYEDIREEEVAMLIPASDEGGSHWQYTESEPKENWNSLDFDDSNWKSGEGVFGTADRGPAIKTSWSSDDIWMRKTIQLEGEISDPVLKIWHDDNYEVYVNGKLLFAEKGATGTYKFIRLDPELGSFFKKGENVLAVYCHNGGGLQFIDTGIGKVAEFRADKSIDLHTVSQKMAYDKTVLHAMAGENLEIRLNNKDEMPHNLVLIEEGKLEDFGKLVDKFLQSPDAAESEYVPQSRYVIAATEMLDPEEVGVIRIKVPDKPGDYPFLCTFPGHWRLMQGILKVSPKGTYISDNKSAPEIALMGGGGSHNFEKFFGVADGKIMSQEGKNTVNYTESPAFLRSLLPSADILCISNNKAYDAETKQAIISHVNNGKSMMIYHPSTWYNWEDWPEYNQQLVGGGSRSHEKLQEFEVKVVKPNHPIMKGVLASFRIVDELYRWEKDPNGTDIEVLAIGKGLESGEEYPVVWIVKHPKAKIVGNTLGHDERAHDLPPYQTILNNSLNWVKRKSL
- a CDS encoding DUF2279 domain-containing protein: MRKIIGLCCICLLVGMQVLGQDSLKTASSGINKAKLRTAIITESALYLGSMAYLQFIWYNDKERVPFHFFDDSKGYLQMDKMGHAYGAYLESYLSYKWLRSAGLSKNKALLFGGTAGIILQTPIEIFDGLYEGWGFSWSDMAANTAGSFLVIGQELLFDKQLFQYKFSFSRSIYAKQANGYLGDDALESLFLDYNGHSYWLSTRLNNFVLKDKLPDWLSIAVGYSANGMFGEFENRRYWGGVELPQSRRYRQFLLSPDIDWTGIPTKSRFLKGVFQALNFIKIPAPALEIDGLGRLKGHWLYF
- a CDS encoding glycerophosphodiester phosphodiesterase, with amino-acid sequence MSNYLPILSISLYLMVACVPKQEAVSINPYKIKKNEAPWIIAHGGAKKLYPGNSLLAFRSSATLGVDMLEMDVRMTKDGILLTHHDHNIDRMSNGKGDLIDYTYKELLTFNFGYNFQDEKGNYPYRNDSIPPCKLSEVFEAFSHMPLMVELKDRGENGKKAAHILKDMISKYKLQDKIVVVAFDENILSYFQEITAGNIQIGTSQEQTKDFVITALSAMEFLYRPKATVVAIPSQNSGINLASRRLINSAHRRNMAVHYWTIDDPAEMKKLISLGADGLITDRPDLMKKVLAEMGY
- a CDS encoding serine hydrolase domain-containing protein, translating into MKAIVLLFLLLNTSFLFSQDHIDKIDSYLNTYANTGDFSGCVRIVKGEKVLYEKCVGKLDDENNEKNSPQTAFRIGSISKQFTAAAILLLEEEGLLSTSDPLYRFFPAYPKVAKISIEQLLTHRSGIPDIFALDNFQELVSRDSKLGALSKSLLEAEMEFEPGSRYQYSNGAYALLAQIIEDLSGMSYQSFIQQEIFSPLGMEQSGQDVKASQRLKMAKGYEPKGFKQRIESVELPMELLKGSGSLYSNVYDLSTWISSLKEKSLLSEASYQKLFNNYGNNYGLGVSLYKVFDRKVFGHDGRINGFIADYLHYEEEDISIIILGNIQTGVADFIRRDLAAIVFDEPYESRAKTVSASSDQHLAFEDAIGVYAFGPNFQVYIDEIDGQLHARANEGAYTELVPVEGGKYFSRTLYAFIKFEKGEQNSINKILWINNDGRSFEGKRE